The proteins below are encoded in one region of Pseudomonas helmanticensis:
- a CDS encoding MurR/RpiR family transcriptional regulator, whose protein sequence is MRNLLEQIQSRLEDLNKAERKVAEVILLNPQQATRFSIAALAQAASVSEPTVNRFCRSFGVSGYPELKLQLAQSLASGAAYVSRAVEADDNPEAYTQKIFGSAIASLDSACQALDPNLISRAVDLLIQARQIHFFGLGASAPVALDAQHKFFRFNLAVTAHADVLMQRMIASVAHTGELFVIISYTGRTRELVEVARIARENGASVLGLTAENSPLAKASTLSLNIPLPEDTDIYMPMTSRIIQLTVLDVLATGMTLRRGVDFQPHLRKIKESLNASRYPVGDEFN, encoded by the coding sequence GTGCGAAATTTACTGGAACAGATCCAGAGTCGCCTTGAAGACCTGAACAAGGCCGAACGCAAAGTCGCCGAGGTGATCCTGCTCAACCCGCAGCAGGCCACCCGCTTCAGCATCGCCGCCCTCGCCCAGGCGGCGTCGGTGAGCGAACCGACGGTCAACCGCTTCTGCCGTTCATTCGGTGTCAGCGGCTATCCCGAACTCAAGCTGCAACTGGCGCAAAGCCTGGCCAGCGGCGCGGCGTATGTCAGCCGTGCGGTCGAGGCCGACGACAATCCCGAGGCGTACACGCAAAAGATTTTCGGCAGCGCCATCGCCTCGCTGGACAGTGCTTGCCAGGCGCTCGATCCGAACCTGATCAGCCGCGCCGTTGACCTGTTGATTCAGGCGCGGCAGATCCACTTCTTCGGCCTCGGGGCTTCGGCGCCGGTGGCGCTGGATGCGCAGCACAAGTTCTTCCGCTTCAACCTCGCGGTCACCGCGCACGCCGATGTGCTGATGCAGCGGATGATCGCTTCGGTGGCGCATACCGGTGAGCTGTTCGTGATCATTTCCTACACCGGCCGCACCCGTGAGCTGGTCGAGGTGGCGCGCATTGCTCGCGAGAACGGCGCTTCGGTGTTGGGTTTGACGGCGGAGAATTCGCCGCTGGCCAAGGCGAGTACCTTGAGCCTGAACATCCCGCTGCCGGAAGACACCGACATCTATATGCCGATGACTTCGCGGATCATTCAGTTGACCGTGCTGGATGTGTTGGCGACCGGGATGACCCTGCGTCGCGGAGTGGATTTCCAGCCGCATCTGCGCAAGATCAAAGAGAGCTTGAATGCCAGCCGGTATCCGGTGGGTGACGAGTTTAATTAG
- a CDS encoding D-hexose-6-phosphate mutarotase: MHEHPLQRFFRSLREQPIFAWERYQMRDVLVIDHPLCQAVFSRQGAQLLHFQPRGQKPWLWCAAKWPHVGAIRGGVPVCWPWYGRHPSENAWPSHGWARLLDWKLLDSSSADDGVRLHWQLQLCDWQVDLHAHLGERMELRLSTEHQDDMPCQLSQALHAYWRIGDVGEIALSGLEGAQGYDQLSRQSCQQEGELRVDGGCQRVFQHDGELQLKDHAWQRELCIDTGDSADTVVWHPGSRPLLGVTWDEISEFVCVEAAAGGTDSLHLAPGEKAHLSLQAWAAA, translated from the coding sequence ATGCATGAGCATCCGCTACAACGCTTCTTCAGATCCCTGCGCGAACAGCCGATATTCGCTTGGGAGCGCTATCAGATGCGCGACGTGTTGGTGATCGATCATCCGCTGTGTCAGGCGGTGTTCAGTCGTCAGGGCGCGCAGTTGCTGCACTTTCAGCCGCGCGGACAAAAACCGTGGTTGTGGTGTGCGGCGAAGTGGCCGCATGTCGGCGCGATCCGTGGTGGCGTGCCGGTGTGCTGGCCGTGGTACGGCCGTCATCCCAGCGAAAACGCGTGGCCTTCACATGGCTGGGCGCGACTGCTCGACTGGAAGTTGCTCGACAGCAGCAGCGCCGACGATGGCGTGCGCCTGCACTGGCAATTGCAGCTGTGCGACTGGCAGGTCGACCTGCACGCGCATCTGGGCGAACGCATGGAATTACGCCTGAGCACCGAGCATCAGGACGACATGCCGTGCCAGTTGAGCCAGGCTTTGCACGCTTACTGGCGTATTGGCGATGTTGGTGAGATAGCGCTGTCTGGGCTTGAAGGAGCGCAGGGTTACGACCAGTTGAGCCGCCAGTCTTGCCAGCAGGAAGGCGAGTTGCGGGTGGATGGCGGCTGTCAGCGGGTGTTCCAGCACGACGGCGAATTGCAGCTCAAGGATCACGCCTGGCAGCGCGAGTTGTGTATCGATACCGGTGACAGTGCTGACACGGTGGTCTGGCATCCGGGGTCGCGGCCGTTGCTGGGGGTGACGTGGGATGAGATTTCGGAGTTTGTCTGCGTGGAAGCGGCGGCGGGCGGGACGGACAGTCTGCATCTGGCGCCGGGGGAGAAGGCCCATTTGAGCTTGCAGGCGTGGGCTGCGGCTTGA
- a CDS encoding carbohydrate porin: protein MKKKHVNVRLICQVSAAAALVLAGNAMAADAFSSDSKWMTGDWGGERTKLIEQGIDIKADYVGEVGGNLHGGYNDDKTARYADQFGLGVALDLQKLWGWDNTQAKIQLTNRNGYNISNDRVGDPRAGTLSSSQEVYGRGHMVRLTQLWIQHQFFDNKLDVKAGYFGEGEDFNTFPCDFQNLAFCGSQVGNWATNIWYNWPVSQAAIRVKYNINDELYAQIGAYNQNPSQLEHGNGFKLSGSGTAGTVLPVELVWSPKVNSLPGEYRVGYYKSTADADDVREDVNGFDAATTGNAYKTHSSKSGYWFVAQQQLTSHNGDATRGLNIAANATFHDKDTNFIDNYQSVMFVYKGPFDARPKDDVGIGAARIHVNDDVKKNAELLNVSNGVSDYDNPVFSPIRETEYNYEINYGFHVTNWLTVRPNLQYITHPGGVDAVDNALVAGLKIQSTF from the coding sequence ATGAAAAAGAAACACGTCAATGTCCGGTTGATCTGCCAAGTGTCAGCTGCGGCGGCGTTGGTGCTGGCCGGTAACGCCATGGCGGCGGATGCCTTCAGCTCCGATTCGAAATGGATGACCGGTGACTGGGGTGGCGAGCGGACCAAGCTGATCGAGCAGGGTATCGACATCAAGGCCGACTACGTTGGGGAAGTCGGTGGCAACCTGCACGGTGGCTACAACGACGACAAGACCGCGCGTTACGCTGACCAGTTCGGTCTGGGCGTGGCACTCGATCTGCAAAAGCTGTGGGGCTGGGATAACACCCAGGCGAAGATCCAGTTGACCAACCGTAACGGCTACAACATCTCCAACGACCGCGTTGGCGATCCGCGTGCTGGCACCCTGAGTTCTTCGCAAGAAGTTTACGGCCGTGGCCACATGGTGCGTCTGACCCAGTTGTGGATTCAGCACCAGTTCTTCGACAACAAGCTCGACGTCAAGGCCGGTTACTTCGGTGAAGGCGAAGACTTCAACACCTTCCCGTGCGACTTCCAGAACCTCGCGTTCTGCGGTTCGCAAGTGGGTAACTGGGCAACCAACATCTGGTACAACTGGCCAGTCAGCCAGGCCGCGATCCGCGTCAAGTACAACATCAACGACGAGCTCTACGCGCAAATCGGTGCGTACAACCAGAACCCGTCGCAACTGGAACACGGCAACGGCTTCAAGCTCAGCGGCAGTGGCACCGCCGGTACTGTGTTGCCAGTCGAGTTGGTCTGGTCGCCGAAGGTCAACAGCCTGCCGGGCGAATACCGCGTCGGTTACTACAAGAGCACGGCTGATGCCGACGACGTTCGCGAAGACGTCAACGGTTTCGATGCAGCCACCACTGGCAACGCCTACAAGACCCACAGCAGCAAAAGCGGCTACTGGTTCGTCGCGCAACAGCAACTCACCAGCCACAACGGTGATGCGACCCGCGGTCTGAACATCGCTGCCAATGCGACCTTCCACGACAAGGACACCAACTTCATCGACAACTACCAGTCGGTGATGTTTGTCTACAAGGGCCCGTTCGACGCGCGTCCGAAGGATGACGTCGGTATCGGTGCGGCGCGTATCCACGTCAACGACGACGTGAAGAAAAACGCCGAGCTGCTCAACGTTTCCAACGGTGTATCGGATTACGACAATCCGGTGTTCTCGCCGATTCGTGAAACCGAATACAACTACGAGATCAACTACGGCTTCCACGTCACCAACTGGCTGACCGTACGTCCTAACCTGCAATACATCACTCACCCGGGCGGTGTGGATGCAGTGGACAACGCATTGGTCGCTGGCCTGAAAATTCAGTCTACGTTCTAA
- a CDS encoding ABC transporter ATP-binding protein: MATLELRNVNKTYGAGLPDTLKNIELSIKEGEFLILVGPSGCGKSTLMNCIAGLETITGGAIMIGDQDVSGMSPKDRDIAMVFQSYALYPTMSVRENIEFGLKIRKMPQAAIDEEVARVAKLLQIEHLLNRKPGQLSGGQQQRVAMGRALARRPKIYLFDEPLSNLDAKLRVEMRTEMKLMHQRLKTTTVYVTHDQIEAMTLGDKVAVMKDGIIQQFGTPKEIYNDPANLFVASFIGSPPMNFIPLRLQRKDGRLLALLDSGQARCELPMSMQDAGLEDREVILGLRPEQIVLANGEGNGLPSIRAEVQVTEPTGPDTLVFVNLNETKVCCRLAPDVAPQVGESLTLQFDPSKVLLFDAKTGERLGTAGQPQTDARSANVAQFKGR; the protein is encoded by the coding sequence ATGGCAACGCTCGAACTTCGCAACGTAAACAAGACCTACGGTGCCGGCCTGCCGGACACCCTGAAGAACATCGAACTGTCGATCAAGGAAGGCGAATTCCTGATCCTCGTTGGCCCGTCGGGCTGCGGCAAATCGACGTTGATGAACTGCATCGCCGGTCTGGAAACCATCACCGGCGGCGCGATCATGATCGGTGACCAGGACGTCAGCGGCATGAGCCCGAAGGATCGTGACATCGCCATGGTGTTCCAGTCCTACGCGCTGTACCCGACCATGAGCGTGCGCGAGAACATCGAATTCGGCCTGAAGATTCGCAAGATGCCTCAGGCGGCGATCGACGAAGAAGTCGCGCGCGTGGCAAAACTGCTGCAGATCGAACACTTGCTCAATCGCAAGCCGGGCCAGCTCTCCGGTGGTCAGCAACAGCGTGTGGCGATGGGCCGTGCGCTGGCGCGTCGTCCGAAGATCTATCTGTTCGACGAACCGCTGTCCAACCTCGACGCCAAGCTTCGCGTCGAGATGCGTACCGAAATGAAACTGATGCACCAGCGCCTGAAGACCACCACGGTCTACGTGACCCACGACCAGATCGAAGCAATGACCCTGGGCGACAAAGTGGCGGTGATGAAGGACGGCATCATTCAGCAGTTCGGTACGCCGAAAGAGATCTACAACGACCCGGCCAACCTGTTCGTGGCGAGCTTCATCGGTTCGCCGCCGATGAACTTCATTCCACTGCGTCTGCAACGCAAGGACGGCCGTTTGCTGGCGTTGCTCGACAGCGGTCAGGCGCGTTGCGAGCTGCCGATGAGCATGCAGGACGCCGGCCTCGAAGATCGCGAAGTGATCCTCGGCCTGCGCCCGGAACAGATCGTTCTGGCGAACGGCGAGGGCAATGGCCTGCCAAGCATTCGTGCCGAAGTGCAGGTCACCGAGCCGACCGGTCCGGACACCTTGGTGTTCGTCAATTTGAATGAAACCAAAGTCTGCTGCCGACTGGCGCCGGACGTGGCACCGCAGGTGGGCGAGAGTCTGACGTTGCAATTCGATCCGTCGAAAGTGCTGCTGTTTGATGCCAAGACTGGCGAGCGTCTGGGCACTGCCGGCCAACCACAGACCGATGCGCGGTCTGCGAACGTGGCCCAATTCAAAGGCCGCTGA
- a CDS encoding carbohydrate ABC transporter permease — MTSLAAKPAISLSRIAIYAVLILAVLLYLVPLVVMLLTSFKTPEDISTGNLLSWPTVVSGIGWVKAWATVDGYFWNSIKITVPAVVISTAIGALNGYVLSFWRFRGSQLFFGLLLFGCFLPFQTVLLPASFTLGKMGLASTTAGLVFIHVVYGLAFTTLFFRNYYVSIPDALVKAARLDGAGFFTIFRRIILPMSTPIIMVCLIWQFTQIWNDFLFGVVFSSGDSQPITVALNNLVNTSTGAKEYNVDMAAAMIAGLPTLLVYVVAGKYFVRGLTAGAVKG, encoded by the coding sequence ATGACTAGTCTCGCTGCCAAACCTGCTATCAGCCTGAGTCGCATCGCGATCTACGCGGTGCTGATCCTCGCCGTACTGCTTTATCTGGTGCCGTTGGTGGTCATGTTGCTGACCAGCTTCAAGACCCCGGAAGACATCAGCACCGGCAACCTGCTGAGCTGGCCGACCGTGGTCAGCGGTATCGGCTGGGTCAAGGCCTGGGCCACCGTTGACGGCTACTTCTGGAACTCGATCAAAATCACCGTGCCAGCGGTGGTCATCTCCACCGCTATCGGCGCGTTGAACGGTTATGTGCTGTCGTTCTGGCGCTTCCGTGGTTCGCAGTTGTTCTTCGGTCTGCTGTTGTTCGGCTGCTTCCTGCCGTTCCAGACCGTGCTGCTGCCGGCCTCGTTCACCCTCGGCAAGATGGGCCTGGCGAGCACCACCGCCGGCCTGGTGTTTATCCACGTGGTTTACGGTCTGGCGTTCACCACGCTGTTCTTCCGTAACTACTACGTGAGCATTCCGGATGCGCTGGTGAAAGCCGCACGCCTGGATGGCGCGGGTTTCTTCACGATTTTCCGGCGGATCATTCTGCCGATGTCGACGCCGATCATCATGGTCTGCCTGATCTGGCAGTTCACCCAGATCTGGAACGACTTCCTGTTCGGTGTGGTGTTCTCCAGCGGTGATTCGCAGCCGATTACGGTGGCGCTGAACAACCTGGTCAACACCAGCACCGGCGCCAAGGAATACAACGTTGATATGGCAGCGGCGATGATCGCCGGCCTGCCGACCCTGCTGGTCTATGTGGTCGCAGGCAAGTATTTCGTGCGCGGGCTGACGGCCGGCGCAGTCAAGGGGTAA
- a CDS encoding carbohydrate ABC transporter permease, which translates to MSSVAVFSKASPFDALQRWLPKLVLAPSMFIVLVGFYGYILWTFVLSFTTSTFLPNYKWAGLAQYARLFDNDRWWVASKNLAVFGGMFIGITLVIGVLLAVFLDQRIRREGFIRTIYLYPMALSMIVTGTAWKWLLNPGMGLDKLLRDWGWEGFRLDWLIDPDRVVYCLVIAAVWQASGFIMAMFLAGLRGVDQSIIRAAQIDGASMPMIYWKVVLPSLRPVFFSAVMILAHIAIKSFDLVAAMTAGGPGYSSDLPAMFMYSFTFSRGQMGMGSASAILMLGAILAIIVPYLYSELRTKRND; encoded by the coding sequence ATGAGTTCTGTTGCTGTGTTCAGCAAGGCCTCGCCGTTCGATGCATTGCAACGCTGGCTACCCAAACTGGTGCTGGCGCCGAGCATGTTCATCGTGCTGGTGGGCTTCTATGGCTACATCCTGTGGACGTTCGTGCTGTCGTTCACCACCTCGACCTTCCTGCCCAATTACAAGTGGGCTGGTCTGGCGCAATACGCGCGGTTGTTCGACAACGATCGCTGGTGGGTCGCGAGCAAAAACCTCGCGGTGTTCGGTGGCATGTTCATCGGTATCACTCTGGTGATCGGCGTGTTGCTGGCGGTGTTCCTCGACCAGCGCATCCGTCGCGAAGGCTTTATCCGCACCATTTACCTGTACCCGATGGCGCTCTCGATGATCGTTACCGGTACCGCCTGGAAATGGCTGCTCAACCCGGGCATGGGCCTGGACAAATTGTTGCGGGACTGGGGCTGGGAAGGCTTCCGTCTCGACTGGCTGATCGACCCTGATCGCGTGGTTTACTGCCTGGTGATCGCCGCTGTCTGGCAAGCCTCGGGCTTCATCATGGCGATGTTTCTCGCCGGCCTGCGTGGCGTTGATCAATCGATCATCCGTGCCGCGCAGATCGATGGCGCGAGCATGCCGATGATCTACTGGAAAGTGGTGCTGCCAAGCCTGCGTCCGGTGTTCTTCAGTGCGGTGATGATCCTCGCGCACATTGCGATCAAGAGCTTCGACCTGGTCGCGGCGATGACTGCCGGTGGTCCGGGTTATTCCTCCGACCTGCCCGCGATGTTCATGTATTCCTTCACCTTCAGTCGCGGCCAGATGGGCATGGGCTCGGCCAGTGCGATTCTGATGCTCGGTGCGATCCTCGCGATCATCGTGCCTTACCTGTATTCCGAGCTGAGGACCAAGCGCAATGACTAG
- a CDS encoding ABC transporter substrate-binding protein, which produces MNAISRLATVISVASLFPLAILPLSVSAAESKGSVEVVHWWTSGGEKAAVDVLKAQVEKDGFTWKDGAVAGGGGATAMTVLKSRAVAGNPPGVAQIKGPDIQEWASTGLLDTDVLKDVAKSEKWDSLLDKKVSDTVKYDGDYVAVPVNIHRVNWLWINPEVFKKAGITKNPTTLEEFYAAGDKLKAAGFIPLAHGGQPWQDSTVFEAVVLSVMGVDGYKKALVDLDNGALTGPEMVKALTELKKVATYMDVDGKGQDWNLEAAKVINGKAGMQIMGDWAKSEWTAAKKVAGKDYECVAFPGTDKAFTYNIDSLAVFKQKDAGTAAGQKDIAKVVLGENFQKVFSINKGSIPVRNDMLNNMESLGFDSCAQTAAKDFLADAKSGGLQPSMAHNMATTLAVQGAFFDVVTNYINDPKADPADTAKKLGAAIKSSK; this is translated from the coding sequence ATGAATGCGATTTCTCGCCTCGCTACTGTCATTTCTGTCGCCTCCCTGTTCCCGCTCGCAATTCTGCCTCTCAGTGTTTCCGCTGCCGAATCCAAAGGTTCGGTCGAAGTCGTGCACTGGTGGACGTCCGGTGGCGAAAAAGCCGCTGTTGATGTGCTCAAGGCGCAAGTCGAAAAAGACGGTTTCACCTGGAAAGACGGCGCTGTCGCCGGTGGTGGCGGTGCCACTGCCATGACCGTGCTGAAAAGCCGCGCAGTCGCCGGCAACCCGCCTGGCGTTGCTCAGATCAAAGGCCCGGACATCCAGGAATGGGCGTCGACCGGCCTGCTCGACACCGACGTACTGAAAGACGTCGCCAAGTCGGAAAAGTGGGACAGCCTGCTCGACAAGAAAGTCTCCGATACCGTGAAGTACGACGGTGATTACGTGGCCGTGCCGGTGAATATTCACCGTGTGAACTGGCTGTGGATCAACCCGGAAGTCTTCAAGAAAGCCGGTATCACCAAGAACCCGACCACCCTCGAAGAATTCTACGCCGCTGGCGACAAGCTGAAAGCTGCGGGCTTCATTCCGCTGGCCCACGGCGGCCAGCCTTGGCAGGACAGCACCGTGTTCGAAGCCGTGGTGCTTTCGGTCATGGGTGTCGATGGTTACAAGAAAGCCCTGGTTGATCTGGACAACGGCGCACTGACCGGTCCGGAAATGGTCAAGGCACTGACCGAGCTGAAGAAAGTCGCGACCTACATGGACGTCGACGGCAAAGGTCAGGACTGGAACCTGGAAGCGGCCAAAGTCATCAACGGCAAGGCCGGCATGCAGATCATGGGTGACTGGGCCAAGTCCGAATGGACAGCCGCGAAGAAAGTCGCTGGCAAGGATTACGAGTGCGTAGCCTTCCCGGGCACCGACAAGGCGTTCACCTACAACATCGACTCGCTGGCTGTGTTCAAGCAGAAAGACGCAGGCACTGCTGCCGGTCAGAAAGACATCGCCAAAGTCGTGCTGGGTGAAAACTTCCAGAAAGTCTTCAGCATCAACAAAGGCTCGATCCCGGTTCGCAACGACATGTTGAACAACATGGAATCGCTGGGCTTCGACTCCTGCGCACAGACTGCTGCCAAAGACTTCCTGGCGGACGCCAAGTCCGGCGGCCTGCAACCAAGCATGGCGCACAACATGGCGACCACGCTGGCGGTACAAGGCGCGTTCTTTGATGTCGTGACCAACTACATCAACGACCCGAAAGCCGACCCGGCCGACACCGCCAAGAAACTTGGCGCAGCGATCAAGTCGTCCAAGTAA